The region TTGAAAATAGGCTCTGTCTGCAACTATAATACAAGCTTTATCCGCTAATTCATTCAACAAAGGGCCGTCGTGTTGCAGGCCGGTGGTTTCCAGCACTTTTTGCGGAAGTTCCGTAGATAAATTTAAGGCAGTATGAAGCTTTACTCCTGCCCGCTTGCCATGATACGGAGCCCACAGCAACCTTGTTTCAC is a window of Veillonellales bacterium DNA encoding:
- a CDS encoding transposase, which encodes ETRLLWAPYHGKRAGVKLHTALNLSTELPQKVLETTGLQHDGPLLNELADKACIIVADRAYFQIERSDTYFKDCQPFVIRVKTNIEITKKKSLRRVCLDSSNVTADYTCLLVHHPFSKKIRICI